A genomic stretch from Seriola aureovittata isolate HTS-2021-v1 ecotype China chromosome 13, ASM2101889v1, whole genome shotgun sequence includes:
- the gja10a gene encoding gap junction protein alpha 10 a, producing MGDWNLLGSILEEVHIHSTIVGKIWLTILFIFRMLILGAAAEDVWDDEQSEFVCNTDQPGCKAVCYDRAFPISLIRFWVLQVIFVSAPSLVYMGHALYCIRSLEKERHRRRAQLKEELDEAELALDEHKRMEKELRKLDEQRRVKKAPLRGSLLRTYIIHILTRSLVEVCFILGQYTLYGIQLEPLYKCERLPCPNSVDCYISRPTEKTIFMVFMIAIAGVSLFLNILEISHLGIRKIKQTLYGERYTEDDSVIYKNRKKASLPHLCVMSNLSPHNGPLTQTFKVIPEADMKPPHYNTGLKANQDASRHNSLAHLVHSHTSYICPQPRMPPRSDQNCAMQTAQTHEDGHAATVAHHPPWASAVSNAEESAASHLEDTHKGEHPHPSHLDALLPSSTFRPSAIPDLDEDERRESVGSEALVPNPRKTSFMIRPPSESLSSFSRSTSPSFHTSEESDELGSLQGDMPMMPPAGGRRMSMASKEKRLFCV from the coding sequence ATGGGTGACTGGAACCTGCTGGGCAGCATCCTAGAAGAGGTCCACATTCATTCCACCATCGTGGGCAAGATCTGGCTTACCATACTCTTCATCTTCCGCATGCTGATCCTGGGAGCGGCCGCTGAAGACGTGTGGGATGACGAGCAGTCTGAGTTTGTTTGCAACACAGACCAACCAGGCTGCAAGGCAGTTTGCTACGACCGTGCCTTCCCCATCTCCCTCATTCGCTTCTGGGTCTTGCAGGTCATTTTTGTGTCCGCGCCCTCACTGGTCTACATGGGCCACGCCCTCTACTGCATCCGATCGCTGGAGAAGGAGCGCCACCGCAGACGGGCCCAGTTGAAGGAGGAGCTGGACGAGGCGGAGTTGGCGTTGGATGAACATAAGCGCATGGAGAAGGAGCTGAGGAAGCTGGACGAGCAGAGGAGGGTGAAGAAGGCGCCTCTCAGAGGCTCTCTGTTGAGAACCTATATCATCCATATCCTGACACGCTCCCTGGTGGAGGTCTGCTTCATCCTGGGCCAGTATACACTCTATGGTATCCAACTGGAGCCACTCTATAAGTGTGAGAGGCTGCCTTGCCCCAACAGTGTAGACTGTTACATCTCCAGGCCAACAGAGAAGACCATTTTCATGGTCTTCATGATCGCCATCGCTGGTGTGTCACTTTTCCTCAACATCCTGGAAATATCTCACCTGGGCATCAGGAAAATCAAACAGACGCTGTACGGAGAGAGGTACACAGAAGACGACAGTGTGATTTACAAGAACAGGAAGAAGGCGTCCTTACCACATCTCTGTGTAATGAGCAATTTATCACCTCACAACGGGCCTTTGACTCAGACCTTCAAAGTGATTCCAGAGGCGGACATGAAGCCTCCACATTACAACACTGGGCTCAAAGCCAACCAGGACGCCTCAAGACACAACAGCTTGGCTCATCTGGTACACAGTCATACCAGCTATATCTGCCCCCAACCTAGGATGCCACCCAGGTCTGACCAGAACTGTGCAATGCAAACTGCCCAAACCCACGAAGATGGCCACGCAGCCACGGTGGCCCACCATCCACCCTGGGCCTCAGCTGTGTCCAACGCAGAGGAAAGTGCAGCCAGCCATCTTGAGGACACCCACAAAGGAGAACACCCTCACCCCAGCCATTTGGACGCCCTGCTGCCCAGTAGCACCTTCAGGCCAAGTGCTATCCCAGACCTCGATGAGGACGAGCGAAGGGAGTCAGTGGGGAGCGAGGCCCTGGTCCCTAACCCCAGAAAGACCAGTTTCATGATCAGGCCACCCTCTGAGAGCTTGTCCTCCTTTAGCCGCTCCACGAGCCCTTCCTTCCATACCTCAGAGGAGTCGGACGAGTTAGGATCCCTGCAGGGAGACATGCCCATGATGCCGCCTGCCGGAGGCCGAAGGATGTCAATGGCAAGTAAAGAGAAGagattgttttgtgtctga